The following coding sequences are from one Delphinus delphis chromosome 19, mDelDel1.2, whole genome shotgun sequence window:
- the LOC132414590 gene encoding uncharacterized protein SPEM2-like has product MSALWVRAGGGGGAARGPDGSRTPPPTMENRLWYDNLGCCHQYQERTQNVEDFLLLLLGLVVLVSIGISMATMVWHGLQNALNKTIYWINQKNEISQACERSPKHPPAKAHEVHIHCTLDPVEMKMARPACYSLSSYHHLCNHRRSCSRRPGSHQRRPKNRRQFPYSRSGFRRLHRSHGMSQLRPMPSFDCEDPDSYLEEEEDLSFPQPKYPWGCWGGLYQQMGLPSNVGLWGRQGGILASLPPPCLYLSPELRCMAKRVEAKSELRLQSFGSPCSPTRIWGNVEADQWTSSPPPPRRLPPNPSWVPGGHSTYPSRGQLPYDSWDQQRRGLEGSGPPSALVPRGCRPEVWQRNSPPASGRSLPSCAHSQPNRRPHLSTGHLNYSRDPHKVRRRAAEWADMLPVRRPLAASASLTVLAEASYQRAPAPSSALLLRPSQPLPEVQATEHPPPPPTFMPLSWNPGGNANYQMYDSLELKWQRQESQTRANSLLPSKSASRPSLHGRQTGKMN; this is encoded by the exons ATGAGTGCACTGTGGGTCAGGgccggtggtggtgggggggcggCCCGTGGCCCAGATGGCTctaggacccccccccccaccatggaAAACCGGCTCTGGTATGACAACCTGGGGTGCTGCCATCAATACCAAGAAAGAACCCAGAATGTGGAGGACTTCCTACTCCTGCTGCTGGGCCTTGTCGTTCTTGTCAGCATTGGGATCAGCATGGCAACTATG GTATGGCATGGGCTCCAGAATGCCTTAAACAAGACCATCTATTGGATTAACCAGAAAA ATGAAATCTCACAGGCTTGTGAAAGGTCCCCCAAACATCCTCCTGCCAAGGCCCATGAAGTCCACATCCACTGCACCCTGGACCCTGTGGAAATGAAGATGGCCCGGCCCGCTTGCTACTCCCTGTCCTCCTACCATCATCTCTGCAACCATAGACGCAGCTGCAGCCGCCGCCCCGGCAGCCACCAGCGGAGGCCGAAGAACCGCAGACAATTCCCCTACAGCCGCTCAGGCTTCCGTAGGCTGCATCGCAGCCACGGGATGTCACAGCTGCGGCCGATGCCCTCCTTTGATTGCGAGGACCCGGACTCctacctggaggaggaggaggatctTTCCTTCCCACAACCCAAGTACCCGTGGGGGTGCTGGGGAGGGCTCTACCAGCAGATGGGCCTGCCCTCCAACGTGGGCCTCTGGGGCCGCCAGGGTGGGATCCTGGCCAGCCTGCCACCACCCTGTCTCTACCTGTCGCCCGAGCTGCGCTGCATGGCCAAGCGTGTGGAGGCCAAGTCCGAGCTAAGGCTGCAGTCCTTTGGGTCCCCCTGCTCACCAACCCGCATCTGGGGCAACGTGGAGGCTGACCAGTGGACCTCGTCTCCACCACCTCCCCGACGATTGCCCCCTAACCCCTCGTGGGTCCCTGGGGGGCACAGCACTTACCCCTCAAGGGGCCAGCTCCCGTATGACTCCTGGGATCAGCAGCGGCGTGGTCTGGAGGGCTCTgggcctccatccgctctggtgcctcggggctgcCGGCCCGAAGTCTGGCAGCGCAACTCCCCACCGGCCAGTGGACggagcctccccagctgtgctcacaGCCAGCCCAACCGCAGGCCACACCTCTCCACGGGACACTTGAACTACTCCCGGGATCCCCACAAGGTGCGGCGCcgggcggccgaatgggctgatATGCTGCCTGTGCGGCGCCCTCTGGCcgcctccgcctccctcacggtgcTGGCCGAGGCCTCGTACCAGCGGgccccggctcccagctcagcgctgctcctccgcccctcccagccccttcccGAAGTCCAGGCTActgagcaccctccacccccacccaccttcatgccactcagctgGAACCCGGggggcaatgccaactaccagatGTATGACAGCCTGGAGCTGAAGTGGCAACGGCAAGAGAGCCAAACGCGGGCcaactcgctgctaccttccaaatcggcctccaggccctctctgcatgggagacagactgggaaaatgaactga
- the LOC138413897 gene encoding LOW QUALITY PROTEIN: acetylcholine receptor subunit beta-like (The sequence of the model RefSeq protein was modified relative to this genomic sequence to represent the inferred CDS: substituted 1 base at 1 genomic stop codon) translates to MRRFFPGSNDGNFDVALDISVMVSSDGSVRWQPPGIYRSSCSIQVTYFPFDWQNCTMVFSSYSYDSSEVSLQTGLGPDGQERQEVHIHEGNFIENGQWEIIHKPSRLIQPPVDHRGGGERRREEVTLYLIICRKPLFYLVTVIAPCILITLLAIFVFYLPPDAGEKMGLSTFALLTLPVFLLLPADKVPETSLSVPMIIKYLMFTMVLVTFSVILSVVDLNLHHRSPHTHQMPLXVRQRPKPERDQKPEPPPIPLRDSPGSGWGRGTDEYFIRKPPNDFLFPKPNRFQPELSAPALRRFTDGPHQAVGLPPELREVVSSISYIAQQLQEQEDHDAVNPKRLKEDWQFVVMVVDCLFLWTFIIFTSVGTLVIFQDARTTWPLPTPLLEEERAETEVLGQLN, encoded by the exons ATGAGAAGATTCTTTCCGGGCAGCAACGACGGAAATTTTGATGTTGCTCTGGACATCAGCGTCATGGTGTCGTCCGACGGCTCGGTGCGCTGGCAGCCCCCGGGCATCTATCGCAGCAGCTGCAGCATCCAG GTCACCTACTTCCCCTTTGACTGGCAGAACTGCACCATGGTGTTCAGTTCCTATAGCTATGACAGCTCAGAAGTCAGTCTGCAGACCGGCTTGGGTCCCGATGGGCAGGAGCGGCAGGAAGTGCACATTCATGAAGGCAACTTTATTG AGAATGGTCAATGGGAGATTATTCACAAGCCTTCTCGGCTAATCCAGCCTCCAGTGGATCATAGGGGAGGGGGGGAAAGGCGGCGTGAAGAAGTCACCTTGTACCTCATCATTTGCCGGAAGCCTCTCTTTTACCTGGTCACCGTCATTGCCCCATGCATCCTCATCACTCTTCTGGCCATCTTCGTCTTCtacctgccaccagatgcag GAGAGAAGATGGGGCTCTCGACCTTTGCCCTGCTGACCCTTCCTGTGTTCCTGCTGCTGCCGGCAGACAAAGTGCCTGAGACCTCCCTGTCTGTCCCCATGATTATCAAATACCTCATGTTTACCATGGTCCTCGTCACCTTCTCAGTCATCCTTAGCGTCGTAGACCTCAACCTGCACCATCGCTCACCCCACACCCACCAAATGCCCCTTTAGGTCCGTCAG AGACCCAAACCTGAGAGAGACCAGAAACCGGAGCCACCTCCTATACCTCTCAGGGATTCTCCAGGAAGTGGCTGGGGTCGGGGAACAGATGAATATTTCATCCGCAAGCCACCAAATGATTTTCTCTTCCCCAAACCCAACAG GTTCCAGCCTGAACTGTCTGCCCCGGCCCTGCGGCGATTTACCGATGGTCCACACCAGGCTGTGGGCCTGCCTCCCGAGCTACGGGAGGTCGTTTCCTCAATCAGCTACATCGCTCAACAGCTGCAGGAACAGGAGGACCACGACGCGGTGAATCCAAAGAGG CTGAAGGAGGACTGGCAGTTTGTGGTCATGGTGGTGGACTGCCTCTTCCTGTGGACCTTCATCATCTTCACGAGCGTCGGGACCCTCGTCATCTTTCAGGACGCACGTACCACTTGGCCCCTCCCGACCCCTTTGCTTGAGGAGGAGAGGGCCGAGACCGAGGTCCTCGGCCAGTTGAATTGA